GCCGTTCGCCCGCTCTGGCTGTGCGACATTGCAGCGACACTCGAATCGCTCTCGAAAACGTTCGACTGGGACTATTTCTCCAGCGGCTCAACTCGCCGAACGCAATGGGCCTGGTGCGCGCTGGTTCTCGCGCAGAAGGTTTTTGACCTCGCCCGTGATTATCTTCCGCTGAGCGACCAAATGAAAACCCTTCCCCGATGGATTATTCCCGCCGTCCTGCGCGAGTGGGGTACTCCGTATCACCCTCGCATCCCGACAGAATACGCCATCCGCTCTCCTCGGATGATCCTGAAGGAAATCCGGCACAAGTGGCCGAATCCAATCGAAGCAACCGTCACGGTGAACGCACGCTTTGACAACTTTCCTCGTTTCCCGATTCAACTGGCTGACTGTGCCGTGCGAGCGGTGCATCTCATCCGGAGGGTGCTCCGAGCGACTGCGACCCACACGCTCTAGCGGGGAGGCACCTGCCCGGTCGAAAGCTGTGTCTGAAGTGCAGCAATTCGTTGCTTCACGGTCTCGATATCGGGCATGTCTTGAATCGGGGGCGGCGCTCCGATGATCTCCCCCTCGGCTTCCCGCTGCTCGGCGGCTAGGGTTTCCAACCGTGCGGTCATAATCTGAACGTATGTTTGATAGGCGGTGATGGCTTGGGCGATCTTCTTTTGTTGCTGGTACACCTCGCCGAGATAGTAATAGGCCAGAGGGAATTCCACCGGCTTATGACGTTCAACAGCCATCAGGAATTCCTGCTCTGCTTTTTCCAGTTCCCCTTTACCGAGCCATGCCCGGCCACGATCAAGGCGCACCTGCGCTGTATCGTAATCGGACTCGATGGCTCGATTGAATTGCTCAAGGGCATCATCGTAGAACTCAGCTTCCAGTAAAGCCGCCCCGAGTTCATAGTGAACAGCCGGGTGGCTATAGCCCTGCTCAATGGCCGTGCGGAATTCGGCCATCGCGCCTTTGACATCCCCCTGGATGTGAAACATGATCCACCCGAGCCGGAAATGAGCTTCCGGGAAATGGGGCTTGATGGCGAGAGCACGCCTCAGCTCAAGAACGGCCAGATCGTAGTTCCCGCTGGCCAGGTATTGTTCAGCCCGCTGGTAATGATCTTCCGCCGTCGGGATCAGGCGAGAACACCCCGCGATTGCCCAGATGACCATCGCACTCAGAAAGAGAGCGGGTAACTTCGCCCTACTGTTGTTGAACAGAGGACGTGATGAGCCGAGCATTATGATTCCTCGCAACCGGGGTAAGCGTTTGACCCGTCAGGGGCCGGTGCATCCTCGATGACAATTGTCAGGCGACGATGCGCTTCCCGCAATGCCGCTTCGACGTCTTCCGGCGTCTCGGCGCGAGCGAAGATGAAGCCGAGGTAGCGTGCTCCCTCGGGTAAGGGAATCACTTCCTCACCCCGGTGGATGGTTATCGTTACCCCCTCGATACCGGGCACGCTTGTTGCTTCAGCCAGCCCGGAGACATCGCGGAGAATGCCCCGCCGGGTGACAGGAATCATCATGACGCCGGACGCCCCAGACCGACGCCCATAGGTTGGAATCGGCAATCCGAGCGCATGGCGCAGCACTAATTCTTCGAGCGTCAGACCGAGGCCAAATCGTAAGGTCCGAGAGCATAATCCACCAATAGTTCGGGCTGCCACCTCGATCACCCACGGACCGGCGGCGTTGATGCGCAGTTCGGCGTGAATCGGACCCTCGGTCAAACCTAATGCCGCGCAGGCCCGTTCGGTACAGTCAACGATTGCCTGTTGCGTTGGGGCGGGCAGGCGCGAAGGCGTCACATAGGTCGTTTCTTCAAAATAGGGGCCTTCTAGAGGGTCTGGCTTATCGAATAGAGCGAGGACGTGCAGCTCTCCCGCAGTGATCAATCCCTCAACAGCGACTTCGCTCCCGGGGATGTAGTCCTCGACCAGAAGATACTGTGCGAGATCCCGCCCCCGACTTCGGACGGAAGGTTCCGACAGAATCCGTCGAATCCGCGCAAATGCCCGGACAAATTCCGCTGGGGTGTTGGCCCGAATGACTCCTCGGCTGGCGGAGAGGAACAAGGGCTTGAGCACGCAGGGATAGGAAATGCCGTGAGCAACATCGTGAGGATCAGAGTCGAGACGGAGGCGTTGGAATTGGGGGACGGGCACGCCTGCCACCGACAGACGCTGACGCAATTGATACTTATCCCGGGCGGCGGCTGCCGCCTCCCAAGAAATATGCGTCAGGCCGAGTTGAGCGGACAGAGCTGCTGCTATGACGGTCGTTTCATCATCAACGCCGACGACAGCATCAATCGGGTGAGAACGAGAGAAATCCTGGACCACGCGCAATGCTTCCGAAACGTCATCGAAGGGAAGCGTCAGCAGACGATGAGGCTGAAGGCCTTGGAGAGTGCTCGCCTGATCCACTCCCACGACGACCTCGACCCCGAGGCGAGCGGCGGCAGTGAGGAAATCCTCAGCCCGATACGTCGTCGCGGGCAGCAGCAACAGTACTCTCTTCACCTCCCTGCCACTCACACTGAATGGGTTCGCGCCCTCCCTGCTGTGACAGCGGATGGGTTCACTTCAGGGGTTGGTAGTAGGGATTCTGCCCCGCCGCGTGGTCCGTGGTGTCGAAGATATTTCCCAC
The genomic region above belongs to Blastocatellia bacterium and contains:
- a CDS encoding tetratricopeptide repeat protein is translated as MVIWAIAGCSRLIPTAEDHYQRAEQYLASGNYDLAVLELRRALAIKPHFPEAHFRLGWIMFHIQGDVKGAMAEFRTAIEQGYSHPAVHYELGAALLEAEFYDDALEQFNRAIESDYDTAQVRLDRGRAWLGKGELEKAEQEFLMAVERHKPVEFPLAYYYLGEVYQQQKKIAQAITAYQTYVQIMTARLETLAAEQREAEGEIIGAPPPIQDMPDIETVKQRIAALQTQLSTGQVPPR
- a CDS encoding ATP-grasp domain-containing protein; translation: MKRVLLLLPATTYRAEDFLTAAARLGVEVVVGVDQASTLQGLQPHRLLTLPFDDVSEALRVVQDFSRSHPIDAVVGVDDETTVIAAALSAQLGLTHISWEAAAAARDKYQLRQRLSVAGVPVPQFQRLRLDSDPHDVAHGISYPCVLKPLFLSASRGVIRANTPAEFVRAFARIRRILSEPSVRSRGRDLAQYLLVEDYIPGSEVAVEGLITAGELHVLALFDKPDPLEGPYFEETTYVTPSRLPAPTQQAIVDCTERACAALGLTEGPIHAELRINAAGPWVIEVAARTIGGLCSRTLRFGLGLTLEELVLRHALGLPIPTYGRRSGASGVMMIPVTRRGILRDVSGLAEATSVPGIEGVTITIHRGEEVIPLPEGARYLGFIFARAETPEDVEAALREAHRRLTIVIEDAPAPDGSNAYPGCEES